A genomic segment from Ciconia boyciana chromosome 5, ASM3463844v1, whole genome shotgun sequence encodes:
- the SPON2 gene encoding spondin-2, translating to MLFANLESLKITIIVGPKGPSSGINSKTPTVFSCRPTQLPAKAGALPLPVLQRKYLGMENLMFAYCSCKVIWTLLVTILGYASSLPVGDDSICTAEELAKYTIIFTGKWSQTAFPKQYPLYRPPAQWSSMLGVTHSSDYSMWKKNEYASNGVRDFAEKGEAWVLMKEIEEAGEKIQSVHGIFSAPAISSGIGQTSTELEVHSRHPLVSFVVRIVPSPDWFVGIDSLNLCEGDHWMEEVSVDLFPYDAGTDSGFTFSSPNFATIPQDTVTEITCSSPSHPANSFYYPKLKILPPIAQVTMVKLKKNHLGLPLPYLNLPAKSNEIIDSVSETPLDCEVSQWSSWGLCKGLCRKTGTKIRTRFVLLQPANNGMPCPNLDEETSCEPENCV from the exons ATGCTTTTTGCAAACCTGGAAAGTCTAAAGATTACAATAATTGTTGGACCAAAGGGACCCTCTTCAGGCATAAATAGCAAGACTCCTACTGTCTTCTCTTGCAGACCAACTCAGCTGCCAGCAAAAGCAGGTGCTCTCCCCCTACCAGTGCTCCAGAGGAAATATTTA GGAATGGAAAACCTGATGTTTGCCTACTGCTCCTGTAAAGTTATCTGGACATTACTTGTAACTATACTAGGTTATGCCAGCAGCTTGCCTGTGGGTGATGATTCTATTTGCACAGCAGAGGAACTTGCTAAGTACACCATAATCTTCACAGGGAAATGGAGTCAGACAGCTTTCCCTAAGCAATATCCACTTTACAGGCCCCCAGCACAGTGGTCATCAATGCTAG GTGTTACTCATAGTTCTGACTAcagcatgtggaaaaaaaatgaatatgcCAGCAATGGTGTACGTGATTTTGCTGAAAAGGGTGAAGCATGGGtattaatgaaagaaatagaagaagcTGGAGAGAAAATTCAGAGTGTACATGGAAtcttctctgctcctgccatTTCCAGTGGTATAGGACAAACCTCCACGGAATTAGAAGTGCATTCAAGACATCCCTTA gTTTCATTTGTTGTACGAATTGTTCCAAGCCCCGACTGGTTTGTGGGTATTGACAGCCTAAATCTCTGTGAAGGAGACCACTGGATGGAAGAAGTATCAGTAGATCTATTTCCGTATGATGCTGGAACTGATAGTGGTTTCACATTCTCCTCCCCAAACTTTGCCACTATTCCACAGGACACAGTTACAGAG ATCACTTGTTCCTCTCCAAGTCACCCAGCAAACTCATTTTATTATCccaaactgaaaattttgcCACCTATCGCTCAAGTAACAATggtgaaattaaagaaaaaccatCTGGGTCTTCCTCTACCTTATCTTAATCTTCCAGctaaaagcaatgaaataataGACTCTGTCTCAG AAACACCACTGGACTGTGAGGTTTCACAATGGTCTTCCTGGGGTCTCTGTAAAGgtctttgcagaaaaacaggaacCAAGATCAGAACTCGTTTTGTACTTCTTCAGCCTGCCAATAATGGAATGCCTTGTCCAAATCTGGATGAAGAAACATCATGTGAACCAGAGAATTGtgtctga